CAATAATgtcctaatttaatttaaaaatttttaaaaaaattattctttttacaaaataaaaaaaatattaccataagggtatttatgtcttttatattatgtataaaatctaaaaaaataaacctataatgagatttggatctaagacaacattaacatctcaattttataatattaatcatgcgatgtttttgttttcatcaatttttataaatatatttgttatataaatttttttcactTTCATTGTGAGTGTTCCATTgtcatagtttttattttttacaatcaAGCCTTAAATTACAATTTAAGGAACGAGATGTCAACACCAGAGCTCAAACCTTagacctcaaatgacaatattgAGCTTTAACCTTTTACCTTTTTGGGTTGTCAACTGTCATAATCTAGTTAATTATGACATCTTTAATTGAATTTAATGTCACGAGTTAAATGACACCAACTTGGTTTATGGAATTATAAATGAGGACAAATATAATtagattattaaaaataaaatagggatacttatatcttttaaaattttacttaattttaaggTAAATCTCAAAATTACACATGAATTTTGCTCTAATGCACAATATggtatatgaactttgattttatacaactatatacatgaaactttgatttgattcaaattatataaattacTAACACCATTGTTGatgtaatattattttacatttgcatatttcatatgcaaacatttatatttatcaaatatgaaaataagttgatgaatttatttttataaatgtacACAATAAAcctaaaatcaaagttttatgtgtaaaattaaatcaaaattaaagtttcatatgtataattCATCAAACCAAAATACATGTATTACATTCCACATTTTTCGTGTATCACATTgcacttttgattttattttgattcaccaaaccaaaaattaaaattaatttttttgtttttttttgaaaaatctcttaaatttataagtatttttgttaaaatttgtcaacttgaaattttgatgaaGTTGTCCTCATATGACATAATATATGATTAacacaaaataaatatgataggttgataaattttgatagaaactatgtaccaacaataataataataatgagactaaaatttttaaattgaaaaaaatattaaaattaaatctcGAGTTTTATACAAGTACAAGaactaataatatattttaactgcaatatatatatataccaaactcaAACCTAATTCCAACAAATAACATGGAAGCAAATGTGTTGTTACTAGGAAatgaaatacaaaatttaaattgcaTATAGGTTTTTTTTAGATTCTTCTTTCTACATGCACAAGAGACAACATGAATTAGCATCTTAGGATGTAGACAAAAAGGTGAGAGATGCTTATGCTCTCTATATTGATATGAAATCAGTAGGAAACTTGTTTAACACGTAACTTGCATACAATAAAAAGCATTTTGATATGCTTACAACTTGGTTAGAAATGAGATTATGTGAGGTAACCAAATACTACTTGCTTGCACATCAGTCAATCATCATGCAGATTAAGAAAGCTTTAAGAAACAAAACATGGCCTGGAAATAGAATATATGTATGACTCAGCTTCAAAGCCATGACCAACAGAATATGACAAGGGAACATATATATACTCCCACTTATTAGGGAGAGGGCAAAATCTTCCACTTAGCTCTTAGCACAACcctaaaacaaaatattaataaatattaatcagTATCTTTCATGTATTTTAGTTTCCATTTATGGCTGAAGTTATAGCTGCTCGGGAGGCATTCTCATGGCTTTCTTCTTAGCATGTGGAGGGCATCATTTTGAAGACTGAAAATCCACGACTTTGGGCTGCACTTTCCCATGGCATCTCTGCTTTTTTAGAAATCAGGATTGTTGATTTAAGACGGTAAGCATCTTACTTCTTTGTTTAATTTCTTATCCTTTCGTCGGATCTTACCAATGCTAATAAAATTGTTCATCTTTTGGCAAGGGTGGCTTTAATTCAAGTGGATTAGtctgaatttgtttttttttttctccttttattGCGAAAATTTTAATGTCGAATTGCAGTCATGATATAAGCAAAAATGAGGGAAGATAGGATCGGGTGTATTGGATAAGCCTATTGACTTAGGTTTAGGTTCTCTATTTTCTCCTTTTTATCCCAATTTTAGATTATTGAAatgatttttctttcaaaaaaagattttatcaattaaaattccatttctcaattaatttcaagtaaaaattttaaaattttgaagatttcaagtcatggttcaaatttttttataagttttaaagttctttattatttctattaatgCTACTTACTGTTGTTGTTTACTGAATAAGAAAATAGTTAATGGAAATGTTTGATTGTAGTGGCCATTATAGCTTGACACTataaaaattaagcaaacaatATCAACAATAACACCAAGGTTTGTCTATGCAGTTCGGTTTTCCGACGTCTTAACCACAAATAAATAAGTGGTTTGCATTCTATCACTCTCTAAGTATAGAGTTTTCACTTTTGTACCTAGAGACTAGAACACTTTTCTCCAAATCCTCTCTTAAGAACTTGAGCAGTAAACATTCAATGTTTACAAATCAGTTTGCACTTACTCACAAAAGAGTTCCCCAATGAACAGGTTCAAATGCTCTTGATATACTCTCATAGACAACCTAAACAAGTCTCTTAGCATCTATCAAATTCGGGTTAGAAACATAGAATCTAAGTGAATATAAAATAACTCCTTACAAATGATAATTATAACATAAACATTCAAAGCATAATCAATCAAAGATATCTTGATCAAATTTCCACATTCCCAAGGTTGAATTGATTTACTCAAATCCAATCCAATCTTCAATAATCACAAAGTGGCTCTCATAGATCGATCATAGTATCTTCAAAATATCAGCATACTCTTTAGTCCTTCATACAGTAAAGAAATCAGTCCCAAATGGTCTAAAGTGGCGGGTTAAAATCGACAAAAAAATTGAACATTCACCAAATTAGAGAGGACGACGATAAAACCATTCTTAAAATCACTTGCAAAGTAAGACCAAAAAATTTACTATAAGAGTAgataaaaacttctaaaagtaAAGATTTAAGACAACACAGGTCCAAATCGactcatgaaattatttattattttaaaatacacTTAAAATAGATTCAGATTAAGAAGTCCACGAATAGCTACTTACTTTTCAAGATTGAAACTGTTAATGGTTAGTGGAGTTTTTGAAGACAATAAATATGATGTATAAactttttaatttgtaattaaataaaaaattacttaaataaaaaaaagtaaaaagattttATTCACGACAAACTCTCACCATATGGCTAATTAAGAAACGAAcaaaagtttattttaaaaaaggattattggattttttaagatttaaaaaaaaacgatATTGTTAACAGcttcataaaaaaacaaattgttaaaatatatttttaaaattcttaagtggttaaataacttaaattgacataatgaatttatttttttatattttagtccaaCAAGGTCTAATTAAGCTATTAGTAGTTGGTTTTTTTATGAAAGttccctatactttaatttaaacaaacttaatctttatatttttcgaagtatttaattttagtccttatacttttcaaaattttaaatattagttcTGACCCAAATAGTAatggttaaatttaattactagtttTGTACGACGTATATAATTATAGATTTAGCCCATATGctccaatttaatcattttaaatccttatactttttgagttttcaaatttCAGTTTTGACGTAAATGACAGACATTAATCCATAACTTGATGTTTagtgaataatatatggaaataACAAGTTGATATtaacattacacatatgataatatgtttgttgtattatattttggaaatagaaaaatttaatttaatgaatttaactaTTATCTTTGCTGatgattgaaatttgaaaagtaaaaaactaaaaaatggtcaaataaaagtatagagactaaattcataattttagtaaagtatagggactaattgtaGAATATAAccacaaaagaaaaagaatttaataaagaaaaagcaactcttttcatgcattgcaatGGTTTATTGCTATGCTCCATTCCCATTGTCTACTCCGTTGGCATAACGCCAATAAAGGGTtatattctctttctctctctcattTATACCTTTTGGGGTTGTTGCAGTCTCATagccaagaagaagaagaaaagtttCATCTTTTATGTTGGGATTCTAAAGGGTTGGAGATACCCAAAATTTAAAGGGGAAAGAGAGAGATGGGTTCATGTGCATCAGTACATAAAAGCTCTCAAGAGTCAGCCATGAAAGTTGGACTTTCTTTAGGGTCTAAAACAGACAATATCATCATCCCACCTTCACCTGTTAAAGAGAAATCTGATGCTGTCAATGGTGATTTTACTCACAATTCTCATTCTTTCTCTACTTTTAAAGATTTAGATAactgggtttttcttttttggtttttatttcaaACCATTTTTGAAGTTAGTCTTCTTGGTTATGAGGCAAAGGGAACCTTTTTAGTCTTTTTTTGTCCCTTCAATTGAGTTCCCTTCATTTGTGTCTATTGATGATGCTTTGCTTTGATGATatgattgatttttattaatgttttgCCATGAACTTATACCTAATGAAATTGGTTTTTGACTCTGTTGATTATgatataaatatgatttttatttatcaaatttctgggttttttttccctcatttttttagctttttggcTTAATCAAGTATCGCTATTTTTAGTGCAAGCTCTTATATCACTCTTAGCTTAAATTTTAGGAAACCCTTCTCTTTCATAGATGATTTAGACCCTTTCTTAGCTTAAATTTTAGCAGTAGCTTTAATTTGTTCATTAATTAATCACTCAGGATTAAACTTCAGTAATTGACAAATTGTCTGGTTTTTGGAAATATGCATGTTGATGAGGGcccattttctctttatttttccacATTTTGAGCAATACATCATGTGGTAGATTTAGCAGCCCTTGGTGTAAGGAAAGCTAGTCAATGGATGGACCACTCTTTAAGGCTATTCTTCTGGATATTTTACTGTTAATAAATTGACATTAAGAtggatataaaaaaaaaaaaaaactcacaagATAAACATATTTTGGGTTATGTTGTTGTGGTCCTTTCAATATGTAGAAAATCTATATTCAGTCCAATACAGTTGGCTATGTATCAAAGGACTACTTGTATTTGATTGTTATGTTTGTACAATATTAAAGAGATTACATCCTTTCAACCGCAAATCATTTTTCCGTGATTGTCTGGTTGTTTCATATATCATATACGGTCGCTGTCGAGCTTTAGAATTGAACCATTTTTATGTGGtatgtttttaaacatcaaatTGAGGACTTGACTGCTTTCCCCTGCTTTAGTGTTGTATCTTTTCTTTTTCGAGATTGAAATCTAATATGTTGAATCTATGATTGTATATAGTGATGCTCTAAATCATGTTGATGTAGTAGTTCATCTTATTCCTAGATGTGTTGTATGATTAGTATGTTTTCGTTTTGCAGGTAGTAAAGATGAAACTTTTTTTGATTCCAGAGCATATTTGGATTCGGATTGTGATGACGATTTCTTAAGTGTCAGTGGTGGTAAGGATATTAGTACCATTTGAGTTATTTCGTCTAGAAAGCTTATATAATTTCCATATCTGTTCATTTCTTTTATCCTATTTCTTAATGGACTTAAGTTTTATGCCTATATAGTTCTTCTTTTGGTAATAGAAGTGTCATGGGCTGAGACTCAAGCTCTGAACTGCAGACTATGGACGTTTATAAAGAATAATGATTTTAGATTAGGTTGTTAAGTTAGAGTTAATTGGATGTTTTACAAGTTAATTTCGACATATCTGTTTAGTCCTGCTGTAATAAGACTATTCTGTTTTTCAGCTGTCATTTTCTGTGGTTATGTTTATTGTTGTCGATCCAAATGTTGTACATCTGTGTGCAGATTTCACTCCATCTCGAGGTAATACCCCTGTTCACCATAATAGCATCTCTATTGGGGTACCTAAAATTCACAAGGCCATTGATGAAGGATCTCCTGGCTCATGTTCGGAAGCGTCCCCaggaaagaaaaagaagctaGTCGAACTATTCCGTGACAGTGTTAAAGAAGACCAAGATGTTAATGAGCTAAATACCTCGATCAACCAGCACACTGCCAACGGAAAGCTTGAATGCAAACCAACAATCCAAGACATACTACCTCCAAAATCTGCCAACGGTACCCCTTATGTCACTCAAGCTAATTCTCAGTGCAGTAGTGAAAGGACGGCAAATGGAGATAACCTTATGTTCAAGGAGAAGTCTGTTAGGTCTGCACAACGTTGCCTTCCTAGCTTGGTTTTATGCAGTAGTTCTAGTGagaggaggaagaagatgagcccTGCAACAGATGTAAAATATAAGCCTTAATTTCCATCAATCTACCAGTAAGTAGGTTGAAGAAGCCCGGAACTTGAGTCCCGGAGATCTTGCTCACAAAGATAATCGGATCTAATGAAGTCCTGGGAGGAGATCATACAGTTATATACAGGATTTTCGGATTCTAGTCAATGTAAAAAGCATTACAGTATATTACACTATATCTATGTTAGTCAAATGCTGTTTAAATCTTAATTGTTCTTTACATTTTCAGCtgaaataataagaataatcGTAAGAgctgatttgttaatattttgtgTATTCGTATTACGGTCGTTTTAAGCCGAAAAACAAGGAGAATAGCAAGCTATGCCTCCATAAAGCTGATGAGAAGTTGAAATAGGTGTATAACCAAGCTGAGATATTCCTCATGACCTTATTTTCATCAGCTATGGCGGTGCCAGACATGATGCTTTCTCTGGTCTAGTTTGGGGTGTTCAGGCTATTGCTTGATAGTCTCAAGTCCATTCTATAGACCAGCTCGCGAAAACCTGCACCCATGCTGCAAGGTACTGCCCATTTTGAACTGAATGTTTTACGGTTCTGTTCCATAAAATTCACCTCGGCTTAAATCTCTACAAATAAATTCCTAATGTCAAACTGTATCCACTACTTTATCCTATATCACCCGAACTCAGAACTAATTGTCAGATATGAATGTGTCTAACACGATTATATATTtcgaaacttttaaaattttgacaagtTTTAAGACTAATTAGAAGGGATTTATTTGCTTTAAAGAAAAAGTTGTTTGTTATCAACCAAATTAATGAATGTTATCCAAATATACCAACCTAAAGTGGTAATGATAAGAAACCTTttgcttaaaaataaatatctgCCATTCTTAATATGAAATAATCTATGTTTAGAATAATTTTGCTTCCAGGAAAAGATCCCATTGTTGAAAATGATCACCATCATAGCTTTGTTTAAACTCCAAGTCTCTATGACTTTTAACCAACTTGATTTTGCTTTGCAGGCAATccaggaaaaataaataaagtttacgCTTATTTGCCTTTTATAACTACAGGCATCCCTAATCAGCATTGTTGTTGGAACTGGAAGGGATCGGTCAATCGAACAAGGAATTAGCCAATACATGATCTGAATAAAGGATTGCTTTGAATCGAGATAGAAAATCAATTGAGCTATTAAACtgggttttatattttatttaattgaaataatactGGTGGTTGAATCGATAATCAATAGCCTAATCTATTGAACCATTAGTAACTAGCATTCTATAATTATGTATGCTTCCAAGGGTAATACGGTATATTTACATATCTTATGAAACTATGTTATttcaactcttcatttttcttgaagtactcaCATCCAGTTTCatcatttattatataattttaagaatatGATTCTCGAAAAAcctttaaatatatgaaaaaaaatacatactaGTATATGATACAAATAGTTAATATGGATAGAGTGTGATAGAGACAACCAACAACATTTAaaggtttctttttctttatataagtatatatatagcAATCATTGGAAGATGTAAACAAGGCAAAGAGGGTAAGTGCTTAAGAAAATGAGATTAATGGAGGGTGTGTGTAAAATTTTCTTTGTATTAATTATTGTGCTGCCATTGATAGCAAAACAAGTCTCTGCAACTCAACATGTAGTTGGAGGTAGCCAAGGTTGGGAAGAATCAGTGGACCTTAATTCATGGGCTTCGGCTCAAACATTCAAAGTCGGAGACCAACTTGGTACGTCAATTTCTTTCTCTGTTTTAACATCATCCGCATTTACCGTTATATGTGATGATCCGAGAATGAGCAAAGCATAACTGTATGTTTGTGCAACAGTTTTCAAGTACTCATCAGGGTTACACAGTGTAGTTGAGCTTGGAAGCGAGACAGCTTACAAAAACTGCGACCTGGGAACATCATTGGATTCTAAAAATACAGGCAACGATGTGGTGAAACTCAACAAAGTGGGCACTCGTTATTTCGCTTGTGGAACATTAGGCCATTGCGATCAGGGCATGAAGATGAAGATCACTACGGTCGCCGGCAATGCTCCTTCCACGCCGGCTTCCGATTCTGATACTTCGGCGGCGGCTTTTTTTCCACGATCTTTTCCTAcatttcttctcttttctccATTGTTAATCCTTTATTTTCTGCTTTAAAACTGTATTGCAAGCTTTggccatattttattttattattttgttttggggATTTGGCAGTGTATGTTATAGCTAttgttgaataaataatatatactattatttttgttttttttaatgtttatttttaatgaaattattactgtaaaaaattaaattaaattgaaatatagttttaagtctttatatttttcatatgttcgaaatttagtctctttatttttatttttagtctaTTTACTTTTAAGATTTacatcattaaaattttcttttaaattaaggTTTATTGTGTCATTTTTTGTTTTATGCAGGcccgtttttgatatttttaggttTTAGGCGAAACAATAAATTAgtactctttttaaaaaaaattataaaatgtaatataataaaataaaaacatatatcagtaataaaataaaaaaattggggttttttttttctatgaaGTATTGATCAGAATTTTCACATTCACAACTGAAAATGTTTTTAGATCATTTCTGGGCCTTGAGCGGCCACAATCTCAAACTACCTTTAGAGTTTGGGCCAGGTTTTATGACtatcaaatgaatttttaaattttaaaatgttatactggtgaatttaataaaagaattataaTAATGTCGAACtttgaaatataaaaagtaaaaaaattaaattcttgaaaataaaagtagagtgactaaattaaaggtaaaaacttaaattttgttAATATCAATACTAGAGTTTTGTCTCCAATTGCTTGAgataatttagaatttaaaaggtacggattgaattttaatttaattggtattatcgtgattataataataaaaagaacgaGGGTTTAGGtgtaatttaaatacatattttcttCTTATTTATAAGTTTAAAGTTTTAGGCCTTGAAGTAGGTAtcgtataaaaaaatattaattattttagaattaggaccaaattgataaaatatataaatattggagtattaaatttattattatgccagtaaaaaaattacataaaaataactaaaatataaaaagaaataaggTTGACTTGGTTGACCAAAACAAAGCAAGCTAATGGTAAAtaatgaaggaaagaaaaagataaaacatataagttaaaaaaattttaaaaacttttcttaCTACTCATCGAAGCCATAGGTAATTGATTTGTCAGTTTAAAcagtttaaccaatttaattaaataatttattgtatttaatattaatagataagaaaaataataacacttctgaaaagtaaaaaatttcaataaaaaacaaCTGGTTTAGTAGAATCTTTGTTTCAAAAGTCTTTTTGGagctagaaattattttttttaagtgcTGCACAACCCTAAAACTCAATATTTGCACTCCATCGTAATCTGCTTTACCCATATGGCATAGAAAGGTAATCAACCATGATTTTGCAGTATTAATTTACCATATCTGGCCTATACTATCACATAAAAGGCTAATCTACAAATGGTGTACAAGTGTGGGCTCATGTGAGGTAAAATGTAATACTTTGCACAATTTCCAGAATAATTCCTTGCATTGTCTCGGCACGATGCTGCCGTTCTCCTGCAACACTAATCTAAGCACTCTCTCCTCCTTTCCtcgattaaaattttcatttcttgGTTTACATGATCTGAATTGGTACCATGAATTATGTTCAAAGATACCCGTGTTTTTGGTCCGAAGAGAAGCATACCTTAAAGCATATGGTTGCAGCTGCAGAAAAGTGACAGTATGCTAGTTTCTGCCTGGAAAACTTCAGTTTGTCCAATCGTTTTCCTCGACCCCACCTGTTTCACACAAGGGAATGTTACTCCTACGAGTCAGGAACTCCATAAGAATTCTTGTCACTGCATCATGGTTTCTATCTTTGTAAACAAATTTACCTCTCCAGTTGTTTGAGTTCTTCACGATACATAGATTGACAGGCATTGTAGTCTTCCACTGCTAGTCTGAGGAAATCTTTGTTGCCAATACTCGAAGAACTAGCATGCAAAGAATGCAAATCAGGTATacactattatttatttaaaggCATCCGTATATCATCAACAGCATAGTTCACTATGTTTCTCCTGTATACGAACCTCTGCAAACTTGGTAATGGGGAAACTCAAGGGCATCATTCACCTGAAAATTATAGAAGGCAACCATTCTCCAGTACGTACATGAATCAAatacgggaaagaaagaaagaacttgACAATTTCCTTCGAAACTAACTGATtatcaattaaaaaaagaaaatcttctgcataatattttgtttatgttTATATGCAAATTTAGTAGCGTTGGATAATTCCCCTTTTCAAGAAATGACTTGTCCATGAGATATGTTTCTCCAGAGATTTTTCATTTTGATGTATGATAAATTGTGAAGCCCTAAATAGCTCAACGACAGCATCCAAATCCTTCAAATATCCTCCAAGCGAATTGAAGAAATGCCCTTCAGCAAATCCACCTAAAGGTTCTACACCACAAGATAGCGCAGAAAAAAGGCTCTAACAATAAGGATCCTATCCCTTACCATGTGAAcaccaaaaatcatcaacataCCTGAGGAAACATTATAACCATTTACATGTAGTATTCGGAAAGCCAGTGCACGTGAGTGGATCCAAGAATATCTCTTCCTACCCCTGCAGCCAGCATCTGTTTAAGGCGTGATCGATGAAGTTAAAGAGAAGTTTTCTTAatacatttgtttttttattgattGAACATAAGGTCCTGTCAACCTATTACAATAAAACAGCCTTCCAAATACATTTTATGTCTATATTCCTGGACTTAGGATGAATGTTGGATAAAAGTACTTGTCTGACATGGCtatattcatttttctttcaaatgTCTAAAAATGATAAAGGTAAGAGTCCGGGTAACATAGACTATATAAGTTAACTTTGTTTGTAAAAGAAGATTACCGATATGTTTTATCCAATACACTTGTAATTTCTTCCCTGAAATGCTGAATAATTCCCAAACTTTCAATTGTCTCCGGGGATAAATATGAAAAGGATGAAGTGTGGGAACTGAAGTGAACATGATCATTAGTAATGTAGAAATAGATAATGTTACAAAATACATTGGAAATTGTGAAGTAGCATTTACATACTAACCTGCATTCTCAAACTTGTCTAAGAGTGCAGTGAGATAATGAAAACCTGCATTTGGAAGGTGAGAAAGAGCGGCTGCTGTTGCAGATGGTGAATTGAACAATGACCTATTCTTCCGCTGATACTTCATGACCATTTCCCAGTCTTGGCGTTTGCTGATTCCTTCTGAAATGTATGCTAAGTAGGCTTCCCTTCCTTTAGAATTTCTCTATGGCAATTAAATCAAGACATTCTAGGCATTCAACATTTACTAATGAAGCAATAGTTAGACAAAGACAAAGGCTGGTCAAAATGATGAGCCCAACAATCTGGTTTGTCTAATGCTATGCTTATTATAAGCTTAATTGTTGGCATCACATTTACACTAAAAATAACAGGAAAAAaactttacaaaaacatggaaaaaaaaaagagaccaaAAAGTATACCTTCTGAGCTCTAAATCTCTTTTATGAAATAAAGCATCTATATCTGTTGATCTCAATTTTTTCCCATTTATGAGTTTTGAAGGTTTTTGTCTTGAACTAGGCATTGTATAAaaagtttttgttaatttttaaaattatgatgaaattgataaaatatataaatattggaggactaaatttattattatattaataaaaaaactacataaaaataactaaaatgtcaaatgatgatattgttaaggactaaactaaaattttttggAGTTAGCTTACTTGACCATCTCAGGAACATGCTGACACAAAATAacgaatgaaagaaaagaggaaaacaaATAGGCTAAAACTTTTTAAAGAGCTTCTTTTTCTTTACTTACGGTTGGCCGAAGATATTAGACCATTGGAttagattaaataaat
The Gossypium hirsutum isolate 1008001.06 chromosome A07, Gossypium_hirsutum_v2.1, whole genome shotgun sequence genome window above contains:
- the LOC107926573 gene encoding uncharacterized protein At3g27210 isoform X2, which encodes MGSCASVHKSSQESAMKVGLSLGSKTDNIIIPPSPVKEKSDAVNGSKDETFFDSRAYLDSDCDDDFLSVSGDFTPSRGNTPVHHNSISIGVPKIHKAIDEGSPGSCSEASPGKKKKLVELFRDSVKEDQDVNELNTSINQHTANGKLECKPTIQDILPPKSANGTPYVTQANSQCSSERTANGDNLMFKEKSVRSAQRCLPSLVLCSSSSERRKKMSPATDVKYKP
- the LOC107926573 gene encoding uncharacterized protein At3g27210 isoform X1, which produces MGSCASVHKSSQESAMKVGLSLGSKTDNIIIPPSPVKEKSDAVNGDFTHNSHSFSTFKDLGSKDETFFDSRAYLDSDCDDDFLSVSGDFTPSRGNTPVHHNSISIGVPKIHKAIDEGSPGSCSEASPGKKKKLVELFRDSVKEDQDVNELNTSINQHTANGKLECKPTIQDILPPKSANGTPYVTQANSQCSSERTANGDNLMFKEKSVRSAQRCLPSLVLCSSSSERRKKMSPATDVKYKP
- the LOC107926442 gene encoding mavicyanin encodes the protein MRLMEGVCKIFFVLIIVLPLIAKQVSATQHVVGGSQGWEESVDLNSWASAQTFKVGDQLVFKYSSGLHSVVELGSETAYKNCDLGTSLDSKNTGNDVVKLNKVGTRYFACGTLGHCDQGMKMKITTVAGNAPSTPASDSDTSAAAFFPRSFPTFLLFSPLLILYFLL